From a region of the Leptospira montravelensis genome:
- a CDS encoding TRL-like family protein, with amino-acid sequence MKINLIFIFLFSFFLVTNCAIGPTHGYIVTSTKFPGTFNPENNVKATKEGRGCQFTVLYLFSFGDAGAGSVANKNGIIKIATIDHSTISFLTGVYRSYCTIVYGE; translated from the coding sequence ATGAAAATCAATCTTATCTTTATCTTTCTCTTCAGCTTTTTTCTAGTCACAAACTGTGCCATTGGACCAACTCACGGTTATATAGTAACATCAACCAAATTTCCTGGAACGTTTAATCCTGAAAATAATGTTAAGGCCACAAAAGAAGGTCGAGGCTGTCAGTTTACAGTTTTATATCTTTTTAGTTTCGGCGATGCAGGTGCAGGTTCAGTGGCAAATAAAAACGGAATTATCAAGATTGCTACAATCGACCATTCCACAATATCATTTTTAACGGGTGTATATCGGTCTTACTGCACTATCGTATACGGAGAATAA
- the creD gene encoding cell envelope integrity protein CreD, which translates to MSKLQTSVNLMLAILGGMVLLFIIPLAMIGSLIEERNSARNEAAIEVGEKWGTNQTIVGPILMVPYNVRIPKSGSTKEKDKWDYITDYAYFLPDELESVVDMRTELRKRSIYEIPLYTSKVKIVGKFSPISSTDFPNDTTYIYWDDSRLILSVSDLKGLGGEMKLSMSGKEKKFLPGTKSSHLPSGLNVPIIMTDSGNSLPFEIQLEVKGSESFSVIPIGKKSKLYMSSDWKDPSFNGNLLPKDRTIQEDGFSAVWESSYFGRSYPQVIHSLDDSILNTILNSGFGVSLVIPVDHYLKMERSVKYGLLLIVTSFALFFLMEVFGGVLLHPIQYILIGSAMVLFYILNLSFSEHFGFLLAYIVSSAAVTGLIGYYAISVLKNKKKGIITASYYLGLYSFLYVILASEEQALLLGSLALFSILAAVMHFTRKVDWYQFGLKKEV; encoded by the coding sequence ATGAGTAAACTACAAACATCTGTCAACCTTATGCTGGCCATCCTTGGTGGTATGGTTTTATTATTTATCATTCCATTGGCAATGATAGGTTCTCTAATTGAGGAAAGAAATTCGGCTAGAAATGAAGCTGCAATTGAAGTTGGAGAAAAATGGGGAACAAATCAAACAATTGTTGGTCCTATTTTAATGGTACCTTATAACGTAAGGATTCCAAAATCAGGTTCCACAAAAGAAAAAGATAAATGGGATTATATTACCGATTACGCTTATTTTTTACCTGATGAATTGGAATCTGTTGTGGATATGAGAACAGAACTTCGGAAAAGAAGTATCTATGAAATTCCATTATACACTAGTAAGGTGAAGATTGTTGGAAAATTTTCACCGATTTCTTCTACTGATTTTCCAAATGATACAACATATATCTATTGGGATGATTCAAGATTGATACTCTCTGTTTCTGATTTGAAGGGACTTGGTGGAGAAATGAAACTGTCCATGTCTGGAAAAGAAAAGAAATTTTTGCCTGGAACTAAATCTTCTCATTTACCATCTGGTCTCAATGTTCCTATTATCATGACAGATTCTGGAAACTCTCTTCCATTTGAAATCCAACTAGAAGTGAAAGGATCCGAATCTTTTTCAGTGATTCCCATTGGAAAAAAATCTAAATTATATATGAGTTCTGATTGGAAAGATCCATCCTTTAATGGAAATCTTTTACCAAAAGATCGAACCATACAAGAAGATGGGTTTTCTGCTGTATGGGAATCTTCTTATTTTGGCAGATCCTATCCGCAAGTGATCCATTCACTGGATGATTCCATTTTAAATACAATTTTGAATTCAGGTTTTGGAGTGAGTCTTGTGATTCCTGTGGATCATTATTTAAAGATGGAAAGGTCTGTAAAATACGGATTACTTTTGATTGTTACAAGTTTTGCATTATTTTTCCTAATGGAAGTGTTTGGTGGAGTTTTGTTACATCCAATCCAATACATTTTGATTGGTTCGGCTATGGTTTTGTTTTACATTCTGAATTTATCTTTTTCTGAACATTTTGGTTTTTTATTAGCATACATTGTATCAAGTGCCGCAGTGACTGGACTCATTGGGTATTACGCAATCAGTGTGTTAAAAAATAAGAAAAAGGGAATTATTACGGCTTCCTATTATTTGGGTTTGTATTCGTTTTTATATGTAATTTTAGCATCCGAAGAACAAGCGTTACTTTTGGGATCATTAGCACTTTTTTCTATTCTTGCAGCTGTGATGCATTTTACTCGTAAGGTTGATTGGTATCAGTTCGGTTTGAAAAAAGAAGTCTAA
- a CDS encoding SRPBCC family protein → MQTTNQLNHNLTLSLTKTIPSSLERIWEILTTPKYIKEFLYGTDAISEWKEGSSLVFKGVWEGTPYEEKGIILTFQPPQIFKYSYFSDFFGLPDLPENYSIIENRLTFADGLVSIHLTQSGFTAEERRDHSIESWKQCLGIIEEIAKTVK, encoded by the coding sequence ATGCAGACCACAAATCAATTGAATCATAATCTAACACTGAGTCTTACAAAAACCATTCCATCTAGTTTAGAACGTATTTGGGAGATTCTTACAACTCCTAAGTACATAAAGGAGTTTTTATATGGTACTGATGCTATTTCCGAATGGAAAGAAGGAAGTTCCCTTGTTTTTAAAGGAGTTTGGGAGGGAACTCCTTATGAGGAAAAAGGAATAATACTGACTTTCCAACCTCCTCAAATATTCAAGTATTCCTATTTCAGTGATTTTTTTGGGTTACCTGACCTGCCAGAAAACTACTCCATCATTGAAAATAGATTAACATTCGCAGACGGTTTGGTTTCTATCCATTTAACGCAATCGGGATTCACAGCAGAGGAAAGAAGAGACCATTCCATAGAAAGTTGGAAACAGTGTTTGGGCATAATCGAAGAAATTGCAAAAACCGTGAAATAA
- the omp85 gene encoding Omp85 family outer membrane protein — MNRNRNLVLFSFLVCFSVMTPNFLLAQEYVPSAGCEKDPPPKNLPFPMDVSKQLCKKDIEDKRESWYLTGLPLINSDPNEGIGYGARAYVYENGKKSDSLFYYTPYRMRVFAQYFNTNKNAQYHQVSLDMPFIADTQWRLRADLFLTITPTTLYFGIGEDTMKPLSYLDRNQQDGRHIINASYIDQENNLTYYRPGTRSDPISFGGKTYSGFPSAPGYVVTDKMYNRYTIETPMATTSTERSFVGGTVRLVAGLKFSNNIVRTYDGKLARGVDPILGGEHTADVPNGKTRLTEDYEAKKIIGYNGGYVNALRVGLVYDTRDFEPDPNSGIFAEATYEKHTKAIGSDYDYQKYFAQTKLFWSPFPKVFDKLVIANRFGLGVTEGEAPFYEYRNMWGTEGLVGGLGGLRTIRGFKQDRFVGRAMGWGNTEVRWKFAEAKFGDEFFAFNLVPFFDYGRVWDDEHKLGWKGYAYSRGIGLRIAWNQATIIMIDYAKSREDEQLFVNFSHVF; from the coding sequence ATGAATCGAAATCGCAACCTTGTTCTTTTTTCCTTCCTTGTTTGTTTTTCAGTAATGACTCCGAATTTTCTTTTGGCACAGGAATATGTTCCCAGTGCCGGCTGTGAAAAAGATCCTCCGCCCAAAAATCTTCCCTTCCCTATGGATGTAAGCAAACAACTCTGTAAAAAAGACATTGAAGACAAAAGAGAAAGTTGGTATCTAACCGGGTTACCATTGATTAATTCTGACCCCAATGAAGGGATTGGATATGGGGCTCGTGCTTATGTATATGAAAATGGAAAAAAATCAGACTCACTTTTTTATTACACACCATATCGGATGCGAGTCTTTGCACAATATTTTAATACAAATAAAAATGCACAGTATCACCAAGTTAGTTTGGATATGCCATTCATTGCAGATACGCAATGGAGACTTCGAGCTGACCTGTTTTTAACAATTACTCCAACCACACTTTATTTTGGTATTGGGGAAGACACAATGAAACCTTTATCTTATTTGGATCGTAACCAACAAGATGGAAGACATATCATCAATGCAAGTTATATCGATCAGGAAAATAACCTAACTTACTATCGACCAGGAACTAGATCCGATCCAATTAGTTTCGGAGGTAAAACCTATTCCGGATTTCCATCAGCTCCTGGATATGTAGTCACAGATAAAATGTACAACCGTTATACGATAGAAACTCCTATGGCTACCACGAGTACGGAACGTTCGTTTGTGGGTGGAACAGTTAGACTTGTTGCAGGTCTAAAATTTTCTAACAATATTGTTAGAACCTATGACGGAAAATTAGCACGTGGTGTAGATCCTATCCTTGGTGGTGAACATACTGCCGACGTTCCTAATGGAAAAACACGCCTAACGGAAGACTATGAAGCAAAAAAAATAATTGGTTATAACGGTGGTTATGTTAATGCGCTTCGTGTTGGTCTTGTTTATGATACAAGAGATTTTGAGCCAGATCCTAACTCTGGAATTTTTGCTGAAGCTACTTATGAAAAACATACCAAGGCCATTGGATCTGATTATGATTATCAAAAATACTTTGCTCAAACAAAATTGTTTTGGAGTCCATTTCCAAAGGTATTTGATAAATTAGTCATTGCCAATCGATTTGGTTTGGGTGTCACCGAAGGTGAAGCACCATTTTATGAATATAGAAATATGTGGGGAACCGAAGGACTTGTGGGGGGACTTGGGGGTTTAAGAACCATTCGAGGATTCAAACAGGACCGATTTGTGGGACGCGCAATGGGTTGGGGAAATACAGAGGTTCGATGGAAATTTGCAGAAGCTAAATTCGGAGATGAATTTTTCGCATTTAACTTAGTTCCCTTTTTTGATTATGGTCGTGTATGGGACGACGAACATAAATTAGGTTGGAAAGGGTATGCTTATTCTCGCGGGATAGGTTTGCGAATCGCTTGGAACCAAGCCACCATCATCATGATTGATTATGCTAAATCCAGAGAAGATGAGCAGTTATTTGTCAACTTTAGCCATGTATTTTGA
- a CDS encoding methyl-accepting chemotaxis protein, protein MFAKIFAPNKVMTISDDLFTEVMLRNNKRMFMSFLSILALANVATLSIKIAGKGSDYLTYQSILVEFVLATTILVVGYLLSSRLKTHWSSSYISITGVTLCLLVFQYVIYGATELAATFYISFVLSVLYFNRNASIYNFILIIVSEILLFSFRPELIPGGPKSNIIVRFLIFVWVGIGATVGATATRNLLNLAVEKQKEAKKALENLMNMAKTILKTIDLMKEQIKNQDTISDELKHISEHQASSLSEISSSLMELSSKADSNNKIAKSLYNESEVSIKSVNDLKTINETVQTGTGRIYKNLDVVMSYSNDTSEHIHLSIDKFNILQEKSTEISEFVSVINDIADKVNLLSLNAAIEAARAGEHGRGFAVVAEEISKLADATTRNSKEISKIIQENLSLIDESSELIHRSSDLMGKLDSAIGIIKNEITGVGSKIVEIDKAIETIDNLNTRIYETSKTIENSTNFQKIATEESTKITADISEYAANIVEISKQISDSSKSTGGIIVQLDSLAKEMTN, encoded by the coding sequence TTGTTCGCTAAAATTTTTGCCCCAAATAAAGTGATGACCATTTCCGACGACCTTTTCACGGAAGTGATGTTACGGAACAACAAACGTATGTTCATGTCATTTCTTTCTATCCTCGCTCTTGCAAATGTCGCGACATTATCCATCAAAATAGCAGGGAAAGGGTCTGATTATTTAACATATCAGAGTATATTGGTAGAATTTGTCCTAGCCACTACCATTTTAGTTGTTGGATATTTACTCTCTAGTCGATTAAAAACGCATTGGTCTTCCAGTTATATCTCAATTACGGGTGTTACATTATGTTTACTTGTTTTCCAGTATGTGATTTACGGTGCGACTGAACTAGCCGCAACATTTTATATTTCTTTCGTTCTCAGTGTTTTATATTTTAATCGAAATGCTTCCATCTATAACTTTATATTAATTATCGTTTCTGAAATCCTTTTGTTTTCATTCAGGCCAGAACTGATTCCTGGTGGACCTAAAAGTAATATCATTGTTAGGTTTTTAATCTTTGTATGGGTAGGAATTGGAGCAACAGTAGGGGCTACTGCGACAAGAAATCTTCTGAACTTAGCTGTTGAAAAACAAAAAGAAGCAAAGAAAGCCTTAGAAAATTTGATGAATATGGCAAAAACTATTCTTAAAACCATTGATCTAATGAAAGAACAGATTAAAAATCAGGACACAATATCGGATGAATTGAAACATATCTCTGAACACCAGGCTTCCTCTCTTTCTGAAATTTCGTCATCTTTAATGGAGTTGTCATCAAAAGCAGATTCAAACAATAAAATCGCCAAATCATTGTACAACGAATCAGAAGTTTCTATTAAATCAGTAAATGACCTTAAAACAATCAATGAAACCGTTCAAACTGGAACTGGGAGAATATATAAAAATTTAGATGTAGTCATGAGTTATTCGAATGATACATCTGAACATATCCATCTTTCTATTGATAAGTTCAATATTCTACAAGAGAAAAGTACAGAAATTTCTGAGTTTGTTTCTGTGATTAACGATATTGCTGATAAAGTAAATTTGTTATCTTTAAACGCAGCCATTGAGGCAGCAAGGGCAGGAGAACACGGTAGAGGATTTGCTGTGGTAGCGGAAGAAATTTCAAAGTTAGCTGATGCAACAACTAGGAATTCAAAAGAAATTTCTAAAATCATTCAAGAAAATCTTTCATTGATTGATGAAAGTAGCGAACTTATCCACCGATCATCTGACCTAATGGGAAAATTGGACTCTGCCATTGGGATCATCAAAAACGAAATCACCGGCGTTGGATCCAAAATTGTAGAAATTGATAAAGCCATTGAAACGATCGACAACCTAAATACCAGGATTTACGAAACAAGTAAAACGATCGAAAATTCTACGAATTTCCAAAAGATTGCAACTGAAGAGTCTACGAAAATTACGGCGGATATATCCGAATACGCTGCCAACATAGTCGAAATTTCCAAACAAATTTCGGATAGTAGCAAATCTACGGGAGGAATCATTGTTCAGCTTGATTCCTTGGCGAAAGAAATGACAAATTAA
- a CDS encoding MASE1 domain-containing protein → MFSANASIKNYIREFSLQVFVFLLYFFAGKLSLNLSSIDGYSTPVWPPAGLALGFVLLFGNRVWFALFLGAYFTNTTHLPTLETLAEFITSDPQNITISLGNATSAVIGSFLLKRYSNTNLNIFQANEISHFFVFAGPVTALVSSVIGSLSLLYFKIIYLEFLFQTWITWWMGDTIGIIIFTPLMILIYKWYKGEEKLLRLITFASATMSTFIFTLSIFFLTRNWEKEFIKYRIKSDGQITAAGIENRLLDNIKVVKGLGSFISLTTNLNRKNFDTFSKGVLEESDSVTTLSWNPWVKHSERNTAETKLKIDYPDSIGISIQKNQTLISSPKYEDYVYIKYIYPYLENKDAIGYNLLSDLKRKEALFRAREKQGFDMTGKISFVQSKDKDSGFLVFYPVLRSTGEYGFATAVIRISTIIDKALTGNDQNHLCIKMEEINSPYHQEIISKNCSDMEEKIFSDYYHIHQMTIGSHLLNIKTIATKEYFQRNLSNASRLLLIISSLLTGLLGILLLLVMGKEKSIQDIVEKRTFELEKANRVKSEFLANMSHEIRTPMNGVLGMLTLLEQTNVDAEQKDYLDNAEKSVLSLLTIINDILDVSKLENKKLEIIPKPTNIYKLCKDITNIFLADAKKKNLDLSMTVTGLEPNLFILVDGNRLRQILINLIANAVKFTFTGSVKLDVRFTEDKKFIVFDVKDTGIGISEDNISRLFDRFVQLEDSRTKKFEGSGLGLYISKQLINLMGGEIKVFSVLDEGSTFQFSIPFQETEQREEPLGKVDPTLVSAGKSFHILIADDNLLNQKFMLKIFQKENINVSVASNGLEVIHMLDDSLSNLDNRFDMILMDIQMPVLDGLEATKLIRKRNDSYREIPIIAITANSMESQLHEYLENGMNDCVKKPIILSELLSAVYKNKF, encoded by the coding sequence ATGTTTTCTGCGAATGCTTCCATTAAAAATTACATTCGAGAATTTTCACTCCAGGTTTTTGTATTCTTACTTTATTTCTTCGCAGGAAAACTAAGTCTAAACCTTTCCTCTATTGATGGATACAGTACGCCCGTTTGGCCTCCGGCAGGTCTCGCACTTGGATTTGTTTTATTATTCGGCAATCGCGTTTGGTTTGCACTTTTTCTTGGTGCGTATTTCACCAACACAACGCATCTCCCGACACTAGAAACTTTAGCTGAGTTTATCACTTCTGACCCACAAAATATTACAATTTCATTGGGAAATGCAACTTCAGCAGTAATTGGATCCTTTCTATTAAAAAGATATTCGAACACAAACTTGAATATCTTTCAGGCAAATGAGATTTCCCATTTTTTTGTTTTTGCGGGACCAGTAACAGCATTAGTTTCTTCCGTGATTGGAAGTTTATCTCTATTATATTTTAAAATCATTTATTTGGAATTTCTTTTTCAAACTTGGATCACTTGGTGGATGGGGGATACCATTGGAATTATCATTTTTACTCCTCTGATGATTTTAATTTATAAATGGTATAAGGGTGAAGAAAAACTTTTAAGATTAATTACATTTGCTTCAGCAACCATGAGTACTTTCATTTTTACATTATCGATATTCTTTTTAACTCGTAATTGGGAAAAAGAATTTATAAAATATCGAATCAAATCAGATGGTCAAATTACTGCTGCTGGTATAGAGAATCGATTATTAGATAATATAAAAGTTGTGAAAGGACTTGGTTCGTTTATTTCTTTAACAACTAACTTAAATCGTAAAAACTTTGATACTTTTTCTAAAGGTGTACTTGAAGAATCAGATAGTGTTACCACATTGTCCTGGAATCCTTGGGTTAAACATTCAGAACGTAATACAGCTGAGACAAAATTAAAAATCGATTATCCTGATTCGATTGGAATTTCAATACAAAAAAATCAAACCTTGATTTCTTCTCCCAAATATGAAGATTATGTTTATATTAAATATATATACCCATATTTGGAAAACAAAGATGCTATCGGATACAATTTACTTTCTGACTTAAAGAGAAAGGAGGCACTTTTTCGCGCGAGAGAGAAACAAGGTTTTGATATGACTGGCAAAATTAGTTTTGTACAAAGTAAGGATAAAGACTCTGGTTTTTTAGTTTTTTATCCAGTTTTGCGGTCCACTGGTGAGTATGGATTTGCAACAGCAGTGATCCGTATTTCGACAATCATAGATAAAGCACTAACCGGAAATGATCAGAATCATCTTTGTATAAAAATGGAAGAGATAAATAGTCCGTATCACCAAGAAATAATTTCAAAAAATTGTTCCGATATGGAAGAAAAGATTTTTTCTGATTATTACCATATACATCAGATGACAATTGGTTCACATCTTTTGAACATTAAAACAATTGCGACAAAAGAATATTTTCAAAGGAATCTTTCCAATGCATCACGATTATTGTTAATCATTTCGTCACTATTAACTGGATTACTTGGTATATTACTTCTTCTTGTTATGGGTAAAGAAAAAAGTATTCAAGATATCGTTGAAAAAAGAACTTTTGAATTGGAAAAAGCGAATCGAGTTAAATCTGAATTCTTAGCAAACATGAGCCATGAAATCCGTACTCCTATGAATGGTGTGTTGGGTATGTTGACACTTTTGGAACAAACCAATGTGGATGCGGAACAAAAAGACTACTTGGACAACGCTGAAAAATCTGTATTATCCCTCCTAACTATCATTAATGACATTTTAGATGTTTCAAAATTAGAAAACAAAAAATTAGAAATTATTCCAAAACCAACCAATATTTATAAGTTATGCAAAGATATTACTAACATATTTCTTGCTGATGCAAAGAAAAAGAATTTGGATTTGTCTATGACGGTGACTGGTTTGGAACCAAATTTATTCATTCTAGTGGATGGAAATCGACTTAGACAGATATTAATTAATCTAATTGCTAATGCAGTAAAATTCACATTCACTGGGTCTGTAAAATTGGATGTTCGATTCACTGAAGATAAGAAATTTATCGTATTTGATGTAAAAGATACAGGAATTGGAATTTCAGAAGATAATATTTCTAGATTATTTGACCGATTTGTGCAACTGGAAGACTCAAGGACTAAAAAATTTGAAGGTTCAGGGCTTGGGCTTTATATTTCAAAACAACTTATCAATTTAATGGGTGGGGAAATAAAGGTTTTTAGTGTTTTAGATGAAGGATCAACTTTTCAATTTTCTATCCCTTTTCAAGAAACAGAACAAAGGGAAGAACCGTTGGGTAAAGTGGATCCAACTTTGGTTAGTGCTGGAAAAAGTTTTCATATTTTGATCGCAGATGACAATTTGTTGAATCAAAAGTTTATGTTAAAAATTTTTCAAAAAGAAAATATTAATGTGAGTGTTGCATCCAATGGCCTTGAAGTCATACATATGTTAGATGATTCATTGTCTAACTTGGATAACCGCTTTGATATGATACTAATGGACATTCAAATGCCCGTACTTGATGGCTTGGAAGCAACTAAACTCATTAGGAAGCGAAATGATTCCTATCGAGAAATTCCGATAATTGCGATTACTGCAAATAGTATGGAATCTCAATTGCATGAATATTTGGAAAATGGTATGAATGATTGTGTTAAAAAACCAATTATACTTTCGGAGCTCCTCTCCGCTGTTTATAAAAATAAATTCTAA
- a CDS encoding AraC family transcriptional regulator, whose amino-acid sequence MKEKGKSTRGVLRQTKSNQITNHNRFFANEKLDFFVEHYWTVSWDLMNEEPYLAETLPYPSVHIVFEKGNSKLFGVTKGRFSTLLQGKGSVFGIKFRPGGFYPFFQKNISTLTDKTIPIADLNISDIHSLETKVFETEKAENRIKIIETWLENILPEQDPKILLINKIIDKIKEDRSIQSVNQITELYLISLRNLQRLFQQYVGVSPKWVIQRFRIQEVAERMEKDKTIQFAEMALDLGYYDQAHFIKDFKNTIGLSPEEYLKTII is encoded by the coding sequence GTGAAGGAAAAAGGAAAATCAACTCGTGGAGTTTTGCGCCAAACAAAATCCAACCAAATCACTAATCACAATCGTTTTTTTGCGAATGAAAAATTAGATTTTTTTGTTGAGCACTATTGGACTGTTAGTTGGGATTTAATGAACGAAGAACCTTATCTAGCAGAAACTCTCCCTTACCCCAGCGTACACATTGTATTCGAAAAAGGTAATTCAAAATTATTTGGAGTCACAAAAGGTAGGTTTTCTACTTTATTACAAGGAAAAGGTTCCGTGTTCGGAATCAAATTTAGGCCAGGAGGTTTTTATCCTTTCTTCCAAAAGAACATATCTACTCTCACAGATAAAACCATACCCATCGCAGATCTAAATATATCAGATATTCATTCTCTCGAAACAAAAGTTTTTGAAACCGAGAAGGCGGAAAATAGAATAAAAATCATCGAAACTTGGTTAGAAAATATACTGCCCGAACAAGATCCAAAAATATTATTAATCAATAAGATCATAGATAAAATCAAAGAAGATAGGAGTATCCAATCAGTGAATCAAATCACAGAACTCTATTTAATTAGTCTCCGAAATTTACAAAGACTATTTCAACAGTATGTAGGTGTCAGCCCCAAATGGGTCATCCAACGATTCCGAATCCAAGAAGTAGCAGAACGAATGGAAAAGGACAAAACCATCCAATTTGCAGAAATGGCTTTAGATCTTGGATATTACGATCAGGCACATTTCATAAAAGATTTTAAAAATACAATTGGATTAAGTCCTGAAGAATATTTGAAAACTATAATTTAA
- a CDS encoding ribonucleotide-diphosphate reductase subunit beta, giving the protein MEYKSEVLLKENKDRFVILPIRFPKIWEMYKKQQASFWTAEEIDLSSDLDDWNSLTDNERLFLSYILAFFAASDGIVNENLAINFMREVQLPEVRCFYGFQIMMENIHSETYSLLIDTYIKDSIEKDRLFHSIETIPAVQKKSEWALRWIGEGNFSERLLAFAAVEGIFFSGSFCAIFWMKKRGLLPGLCFSNELISRDEALHCEFACILFKLLNEKPSAERVYEIFSDAVNIEKEFITESLSVDLIGMNAKLMQQYIEFVADRWLIELGFDKLYNSTNPFDFMEMISLQGKTNFFEKRVGDYQKAGVLNSDRGSKFSLNEDF; this is encoded by the coding sequence ATGGAATACAAATCAGAAGTATTATTAAAAGAAAATAAGGATCGTTTTGTGATCCTTCCGATTAGATTTCCCAAAATTTGGGAAATGTATAAGAAACAACAGGCATCTTTTTGGACAGCGGAAGAAATAGATTTAAGCAGTGATTTAGATGACTGGAATTCACTTACTGATAACGAAAGATTATTTTTGAGTTATATCTTGGCTTTCTTTGCGGCGAGTGACGGGATCGTGAACGAAAACTTAGCTATAAACTTTATGAGAGAAGTTCAACTTCCTGAAGTTAGGTGTTTTTATGGATTCCAGATTATGATGGAAAACATACATTCAGAAACATATTCGCTTTTAATCGATACATATATCAAAGATTCGATAGAAAAAGACCGTTTATTTCATTCTATTGAAACCATTCCAGCAGTACAAAAAAAATCAGAGTGGGCATTACGATGGATAGGCGAAGGAAACTTTTCTGAACGATTACTTGCTTTTGCTGCCGTAGAAGGAATTTTTTTTAGTGGAAGTTTTTGTGCAATTTTCTGGATGAAAAAAAGAGGACTTCTTCCTGGTCTTTGTTTTTCGAATGAACTAATTAGTCGAGATGAAGCATTGCATTGCGAATTTGCATGTATTCTTTTTAAATTGTTAAACGAAAAACCAAGTGCTGAACGTGTGTATGAAATATTTTCTGATGCTGTTAATATTGAAAAGGAATTTATCACCGAATCTTTGTCAGTCGATCTTATTGGTATGAATGCAAAATTAATGCAACAATATATTGAATTTGTGGCAGATCGTTGGCTCATTGAACTTGGTTTTGATAAACTATATAATTCCACAAATCCTTTTGATTTTATGGAAATGATATCCTTACAAGGGAAAACTAACTTTTTCGAGAAACGCGTAGGTGATTACCAGAAGGCTGGCGTTCTCAATTCAGATCGCGGTTCTAAATTTTCATTAAATGAAGATTTTTAA
- the lsa14 gene encoding adhesin Lsa14 — MKKNIIIVILLNLILFSFNCTGASIHSTYAPNSNTNPTREYATPSIFLKGGFIYHKTYVPGPIGLNAEGTSEGRSCSQSVLHLFSSGNSSIEAAKRAGNITKVAYLDYEQFGIFMGIIYHRFCTIVKGS, encoded by the coding sequence GTGAAAAAAAATATAATTATTGTTATATTACTGAATTTGATTCTATTTTCCTTTAACTGTACAGGCGCGTCGATACATTCTACTTATGCTCCGAATTCAAATACAAATCCAACAAGGGAATACGCAACACCATCTATATTTCTAAAAGGTGGATTTATCTATCACAAAACATACGTTCCTGGGCCCATCGGTTTAAATGCCGAAGGTACCTCCGAAGGAAGAAGTTGTAGTCAATCAGTATTACATTTGTTTTCTTCGGGAAATTCATCCATAGAAGCTGCAAAGAGAGCAGGCAACATTACAAAAGTTGCATATTTAGATTATGAGCAATTCGGAATTTTCATGGGTATTATTTACCATAGATTTTGTACAATAGTTAAAGGATCATAA
- a CDS encoding TRL domain-containing protein: MKSIYLTILSLLILSNCVTTPLPGYYFTYTTQHINGDATGNMITSAKLEKNGKSCSFSGFIVNFFFYGPGNSIEEASQHANIQKIAVIDRESLTILPFGIFYRECVIVWGE; the protein is encoded by the coding sequence ATGAAATCTATATACCTTACTATTTTAAGTTTATTAATATTATCCAACTGTGTAACAACTCCACTACCGGGTTATTATTTCACGTACACTACGCAACATATAAACGGTGACGCAACAGGAAACATGATAACCTCTGCTAAACTAGAGAAAAATGGAAAGTCATGCAGTTTCTCGGGATTTATTGTCAATTTTTTCTTTTATGGCCCAGGAAACTCCATTGAAGAAGCATCCCAACATGCAAATATCCAAAAGATAGCTGTTATCGATAGGGAATCTCTGACCATTCTACCATTCGGTATTTTTTATCGCGAATGTGTGATTGTATGGGGAGAATAA